Proteins co-encoded in one Alcanivorax sp. genomic window:
- a CDS encoding type II toxin-antitoxin system RelE/ParE family toxin, producing the protein MIESFKERALDDYFFNGGVCPAPRNIEGALKRKLEILHIATGEQDLRVPPGNRFEHLNGKLKDWCSIRVNKQYRLVFKWDKGKARDVYLDPHQYR; encoded by the coding sequence ATGATAGAGTCGTTCAAGGAGCGGGCGCTGGATGATTACTTCTTTAATGGCGGTGTATGTCCGGCCCCCAGGAACATTGAGGGGGCACTCAAGCGCAAACTTGAAATTCTTCACATCGCCACCGGCGAGCAGGATTTAAGGGTGCCACCAGGAAACAGGTTTGAGCACTTGAATGGAAAGTTGAAGGATTGGTGCTCGATTCGGGTCAACAAGCAATACCGCTTGGTGTTCAAGTGGGACAAGGGTAAAGCGCGCGATGTTTACCTTGATCCCCATCAGTACAGATGA
- a CDS encoding HigA family addiction module antitoxin, producing the protein MKGDIMVEALRLPAHQPTSVGAMLKEEFLEPLKITQGELAKAMGVSRKTVNELCGNHRGITAETAFLLAKVLGTTPEFWLNLQYMNDMWLAIHKESLAKKVAAAKSLVAA; encoded by the coding sequence ATGAAAGGTGACATCATGGTTGAGGCATTAAGACTGCCTGCGCATCAACCCACCAGCGTGGGCGCCATGCTCAAGGAAGAATTCCTCGAGCCCCTGAAAATTACTCAGGGGGAACTGGCCAAAGCAATGGGCGTCAGCCGTAAAACGGTCAATGAGCTATGCGGCAATCACCGTGGCATCACGGCGGAAACCGCGTTTCTACTTGCCAAGGTACTGGGTACAACCCCTGAGTTCTGGCTTAACCTCCAATACATGAATGACATGTGGTTGGCCATTCACAAGGAGTCCCTTGCCAAGAAGGTGGCTGCGGCCAAGTCGTTGGTTGCAGCCTGA
- a CDS encoding transcriptional regulator, whose product MTAIAFKEACYSFAQAAAPYLPIRDEAHYEEALALIESLLEEAQDSADDPLNAVVDLLAQAIESYENKDAELAAFDRSAMEQPADLAMLRLLIAQHQLGTADLPEIGSKSMVSRVLSGERSLNKKHIAALARRFGIDPGLFF is encoded by the coding sequence ATGACTGCAATAGCGTTCAAGGAAGCCTGTTACAGCTTCGCGCAGGCCGCGGCGCCTTACCTTCCTATCCGGGATGAGGCGCACTATGAGGAGGCGCTGGCGCTGATCGAAAGTCTGCTGGAAGAGGCTCAGGATTCCGCCGATGATCCCCTTAATGCGGTTGTCGATCTGCTGGCGCAGGCAATTGAATCCTATGAAAACAAGGATGCTGAACTTGCCGCTTTTGATCGGAGTGCAATGGAGCAGCCCGCAGATCTTGCCATGCTTCGTCTGCTGATAGCACAACACCAGCTGGGCACCGCCGATCTCCCTGAAATCGGCTCCAAGTCCATGGTGTCACGGGTGCTCTCCGGTGAACGAAGCTTGAACAAAAAACATATCGCGGCACTGGCCAGGCGTTTTGGTATTGATCCTGGGCTTTTCTTTTGA